One segment of Dolichospermum sp. DET69 DNA contains the following:
- a CDS encoding DUF2887 domain-containing protein, whose translation MRRDTLFYQLFKQFPGLIFELVDQKPPEAAEYQFDSIEVKETAFRIDGVFLPPDHANPKIAFFAEVQFQEDKDLYHRFFTEIMTFLYRHKVRYDNWFGVIIFPSRSLEPSNYLIHDILVDSYKVKRIYLDELGNLEDQSLGIGLMLLTNTPENKAKEAAKTLLKKAQNTEVDNVEKQAIIDLVTKIMTYKFNKLTREEVEAMLLGPITEEPRAVRDWKELGAKTEAVSLVIRLLNRRFGKVPDVLLSKVEQFSIGKIETLAEDLLDFSVLQDLENWLQQNQSHQ comes from the coding sequence ATGCGTCGAGACACCCTTTTTTATCAGCTATTTAAACAATTTCCCGGTTTAATCTTTGAACTGGTAGATCAAAAACCACCAGAAGCAGCAGAATATCAATTTGATTCTATAGAAGTCAAAGAGACAGCATTTAGAATTGATGGAGTATTTTTACCACCTGATCATGCTAATCCCAAAATAGCATTTTTTGCTGAAGTACAATTTCAAGAAGATAAAGATTTGTATCATCGGTTCTTCACTGAAATCATGACTTTTCTCTATCGTCATAAAGTTAGGTATGACAACTGGTTTGGAGTCATAATTTTTCCATCACGTAGTTTAGAACCATCTAATTACCTCATTCATGATATATTGGTAGATAGTTACAAAGTCAAGAGAATATATCTTGATGAATTAGGAAATTTAGAAGACCAATCTTTAGGAATAGGGTTAATGTTACTAACCAATACTCCTGAAAATAAAGCCAAAGAAGCCGCTAAAACTTTACTAAAAAAAGCCCAAAATACGGAGGTAGACAACGTAGAAAAACAAGCCATAATAGATTTAGTTACGAAAATAATGACTTACAAATTCAACAAATTAACTAGAGAGGAAGTAGAAGCCATGTTATTAGGACCAATTACAGAAGAACCCAGAGCCGTTAGAGACTGGAAAGAACTGGGAGCAAAAACAGAAGCGGTATCACTGGTTATACGACTATTAAACCGTCGCTTTGGTAAAGTTCCTGATGTTTTATTATCAAAAGTTGAGCAGTTTTCTATAGGAAAGATAGAAACATTAGCTGAAGATTTATTAGATTTTTCTGTGTTGCAAGATTTAGAAAATTGGTTGCAACAAAATCAATCTCATCAATAA
- a CDS encoding FAD-dependent oxidoreductase, which translates to MMNQTYTTDVLVVGGGTGGTAAAIQAARRGVNTILVSEFSWLGGMLTSAGVSAPDGNELQALQTGLWGAFLQELQRRQPGGLDNSWVSFFSYNPRIGAEIFADWVRELPNLQWISGQVPLAVLRTQDCITGVRFADFTVNAKIILDGTELGDLLALGEVPYRWGWELQSEWGEPSAPANFNTLTQTYPVQAPTWVVVMEDYGENIAPVIPPAPNYDPSQFTGAWDNYGAEKFLNYGRLPANQFMINWPIAGNDYCQNANRLLDADVKKREFVQECFWHSQNFAHFIQTELGRRYGLAENLFPSANSAFALHPYYRESRRLVGLTTVCEQDILPLANSNTALPFLDAIAVGNYANDHHYPGVEFSLQPKSIRWGGRWTGTPFTIPYRALIPASTDGLLVCEKNISVSHIANGATRLQPVVMGIGQAAGMAASLCIVLECQPRDLPVKSLQAALLTDDYAPGVIVPLFNLLTNHPDWLYWQTYYLDHPEAYPADGNCPGISVEEDHKLNLDCFTGKFQRLDWQNYQFNITENTNLTTTNWQLVTLRSHIDQALQAFPPEKMLKIWGRPNLSGSWLLVEHLEEV; encoded by the coding sequence ATTATGAATCAAACCTATACAACAGATGTCCTAGTCGTCGGTGGAGGAACCGGTGGAACAGCGGCCGCTATCCAAGCAGCACGACGAGGAGTAAACACAATCTTAGTCAGTGAATTTTCCTGGTTAGGGGGAATGTTAACCTCTGCCGGCGTATCAGCACCAGACGGAAACGAATTACAAGCATTGCAAACAGGTTTATGGGGAGCTTTTTTACAAGAATTGCAACGTAGACAACCAGGGGGATTAGATAACAGTTGGGTCAGCTTTTTCAGTTATAATCCACGAATAGGTGCAGAAATATTTGCCGATTGGGTGCGAGAATTACCTAATCTTCAATGGATTTCGGGACAAGTCCCATTAGCAGTTTTGCGAACCCAAGATTGTATTACAGGTGTCCGCTTTGCAGATTTCACCGTCAACGCCAAAATTATTCTTGATGGTACAGAATTAGGAGACTTATTAGCATTAGGAGAAGTACCTTACCGTTGGGGTTGGGAATTGCAGTCAGAATGGGGAGAACCCAGCGCACCAGCAAATTTTAACACTCTTACCCAAACCTATCCAGTCCAAGCACCAACTTGGGTAGTAGTCATGGAAGATTATGGAGAAAATATCGCTCCAGTAATTCCCCCCGCCCCTAACTACGATCCATCTCAGTTTACAGGAGCTTGGGATAACTATGGTGCAGAAAAGTTTTTGAACTACGGACGCTTACCAGCAAATCAATTTATGATTAACTGGCCTATTGCGGGCAACGATTACTGCCAAAATGCCAATCGGTTGCTAGATGCGGATGTAAAAAAGCGCGAATTTGTGCAAGAATGTTTTTGGCACAGTCAGAATTTTGCTCACTTCATTCAAACGGAGTTGGGTAGGCGTTACGGACTAGCAGAAAACCTTTTCCCCAGTGCTAACTCCGCTTTTGCCCTCCATCCCTATTATCGGGAAAGTCGCCGTCTAGTAGGCTTAACTACCGTTTGTGAACAGGATATTTTGCCTTTAGCCAACAGTAATACCGCATTACCATTTCTTGATGCTATTGCTGTCGGTAACTATGCCAACGATCATCATTATCCCGGTGTTGAGTTTTCGCTGCAACCTAAATCTATTCGTTGGGGTGGAAGATGGACAGGAACACCCTTCACTATCCCTTATCGCGCTCTGATTCCTGCAAGTACAGATGGTTTACTGGTTTGCGAAAAGAACATTTCCGTTTCTCACATCGCTAACGGGGCCACTAGACTCCAACCAGTAGTCATGGGAATCGGACAAGCGGCAGGTATGGCAGCAAGTCTTTGTATTGTGCTAGAATGTCAACCCAGGGATTTACCAGTGAAGAGTTTGCAGGCTGCATTATTGACAGACGACTATGCACCTGGCGTAATTGTTCCCTTGTTTAACTTATTAACTAATCATCCCGATTGGTTGTACTGGCAAACTTATTATTTAGACCATCCAGAAGCTTATCCTGCTGATGGTAACTGCCCTGGTATTTCGGTGGAGGAAGATCATAAATTAAACCTCGACTGCTTTACAGGCAAATTCCAACGACTGGATTGGCAAAACTACCAATTTAATATTACAGAAAACACCAATTTAACTACGACAAATTGGCAGCTTGTAACGCTTAGATCGCATATAGATCAAGCACTACAAGCTTTTCCCCCAGAAAAAATGCTCAAGATTTGGGGGCGGCCAAATTTGTCTGGAAGTTGGTTACTTGTTGAGCATCTTGAGGAAGTATAA
- a CDS encoding inorganic phosphate transporter has translation MEIQTAIVAFLAFYVAWNLGANDVANAMGTSVGSKAITLKQAIIIAGVLEFLGAVLFGQEVTSTLSTKIVNPALFATTPQALVMGMIAVLISGGVWLQIATARGLPVSSSHAIVGAIAGFSWVALGVGAIDWSSIGLITIGWILTPIISGAIAAGFYSLIQHWIFNQPHPLNHLQEWIPWLSTILLSVFGIIVLPTLTQPLSLFLVEQGFNIPPHDITLFTGGIALISLTLISWRQLANSQIEPKIQGLFAKFQVLSACFVAFAHGSNDVGNAIAPLAVISYIYQQGRVPSDELTIPLWILVLGAMGIVAGLAVWGKKVIATIGENIISLEPSSGFCAELATAVTILLASRLGLPVSTSHALVGGVVGIGLVQQNIKSIKFSTIQNIAAAWLITVPISAALSAAIFKIMATFWH, from the coding sequence ATGGAAATACAAACCGCGATAGTCGCCTTTTTAGCCTTCTACGTCGCCTGGAATTTGGGTGCAAATGATGTTGCTAATGCCATGGGAACTTCTGTGGGTTCTAAGGCTATCACCCTCAAACAAGCAATCATTATTGCTGGGGTGTTAGAGTTTCTTGGGGCTGTCTTGTTTGGACAAGAGGTAACTTCTACTCTTAGCACAAAAATCGTTAATCCGGCTTTATTCGCTACGACACCACAAGCTTTAGTCATGGGGATGATAGCGGTACTCATTAGCGGTGGGGTATGGCTACAAATTGCCACAGCTAGGGGTTTACCTGTATCTTCGTCTCACGCCATTGTGGGAGCGATCGCTGGCTTTAGTTGGGTAGCATTAGGAGTAGGGGCAATAGATTGGTCATCCATTGGTTTAATCACCATTGGTTGGATTTTAACACCAATAATTAGTGGAGCGATCGCCGCTGGATTTTATAGTCTAATTCAACACTGGATTTTTAACCAACCCCATCCTCTAAACCATTTACAGGAATGGATTCCCTGGTTAAGTACAATACTATTGAGTGTATTTGGCATTATTGTTCTCCCCACACTCACTCAACCCCTAAGCCTGTTTTTAGTTGAACAGGGATTTAATATTCCGCCTCACGACATTACCTTATTTACGGGTGGGATAGCTTTAATTAGCCTGACTTTGATCAGTTGGCGACAATTAGCAAATAGTCAAATTGAACCGAAAATTCAAGGTTTATTTGCTAAATTTCAAGTTTTGAGTGCTTGCTTTGTCGCTTTTGCTCATGGTTCTAATGATGTTGGTAATGCGATCGCTCCCTTAGCAGTAATTTCCTACATTTATCAACAAGGTAGAGTCCCCAGTGATGAACTCACCATCCCCTTGTGGATTCTGGTTCTCGGTGCTATGGGAATTGTGGCCGGTTTAGCCGTTTGGGGTAAAAAAGTTATTGCTACTATTGGCGAAAATATTATTTCCTTAGAACCTAGCAGCGGATTTTGTGCCGAACTGGCCACAGCCGTCACAATCTTACTGGCTTCCCGTTTGGGTTTACCCGTTTCCACCTCCCACGCCCTTGTCGGTGGAGTTGTGGGTATTGGACTGGTACAACAAAATATTAAATCAATAAAATTTTCCACTATCCAAAATATCGCCGCTGCCTGGTTAATTACAGTCCCTATCAGCGCCGCCCTCAGTGCCGCTATTTTCAAGATTATGGCAACTTTTTGGCACTAA
- a CDS encoding EamA family transporter has protein sequence MGRFEKRPENPRIRGELSRAAENALWDVVEDLENLQQNVLRSLQEDVKRLETEKNRLSNDIQKLIEEKEHLQQSRQITEQQVLIRQLAEVLAKHISSQLQSSLKTLATQAVEHNPSDQAALQNTQLGNNAVNEIEQNVNNMLDSLDDTVTIAFSSLLQELKNYQGDLSQQLSRMYSQQQQGEVILAEFVNRLRGEVEKNRDTNSVKVVTGGALTVLQLPNSPRGEAIAYQNGNGEKSSQRMIVEPVTLIPHELPHGDSTSAANAVILSSPTNKSPEPSSFVNPDLPTAIPEDKSPEPSSFVNPDLPTAIPEDKNPESSSFVNPDLPTAIPEDKSPEPSSFVNPDLPTVIPEDKNPEPSSFVNLDLPTAIPEDKNPEPSSFVNPDTSQEDKNLEPTAVLTSKVLTAPSLGDTPSEPRSVLTPNLPTGRPPTPKLRRETTSKQQTTPREQTTPRQQINPREQTTPREQTTPRQQRSRTSPNWSELQIGFLLISLSTVVSSLYNVAIKAIFFTASNSLGGLPTQQLILPTLGNIFLILMLRLLVVVPLMLLLSPILHPPIWQELENLFTSLRANATPIQQKSKQALFLSIISGCLLFLSQVLIYIAIGEVTTGMAIALFFIYPVMSVFLSWFLFQERPNVLITGAMAAIFCGELLILANQSIGVNNTSLGSITAIFSGVAFAMYVVFTRICATKLKLHPVSLTLINFTTMLLLSFICLIIPLPSNLALAINSSNGLELVLSAFILGVLTLCGYLFNNFGIRKLGSPYSSLIGATVPILTVIFAGVMLQESLDIVQVIGVILVTIGTASITWKKTPNQPQPSK, from the coding sequence ATGGGGCGATTTGAGAAACGACCAGAAAACCCACGCATTAGAGGTGAGCTATCCAGAGCCGCTGAAAATGCTCTATGGGATGTAGTTGAGGATTTAGAAAATCTTCAACAAAATGTGCTGAGGTCGTTGCAGGAAGACGTAAAACGGCTAGAAACTGAAAAAAACCGATTATCTAACGATATTCAAAAGTTAATTGAGGAAAAGGAGCATTTACAACAATCACGACAAATCACTGAGCAGCAGGTGTTAATCCGTCAATTAGCAGAAGTTTTAGCCAAACATATATCTTCTCAATTACAATCGTCACTGAAAACTTTAGCTACTCAAGCCGTAGAGCATAACCCCTCTGATCAAGCTGCGCTTCAAAATACTCAATTAGGTAATAATGCAGTTAATGAAATCGAACAGAATGTCAATAATATGCTAGACAGTCTGGATGATACCGTCACTATTGCCTTTAGTTCACTATTACAAGAACTCAAAAACTATCAAGGTGATCTTTCTCAACAGTTGTCACGGATGTATAGCCAACAACAGCAAGGGGAGGTAATATTAGCAGAATTTGTGAATCGTCTGCGAGGTGAGGTAGAAAAAAATCGAGACACTAATTCTGTCAAGGTAGTAACAGGAGGCGCACTCACTGTTTTACAACTACCTAATAGCCCACGTGGCGAAGCTATAGCTTATCAAAATGGGAATGGGGAAAAATCCTCACAAAGAATGATTGTTGAACCAGTTACTTTGATTCCCCATGAATTACCACACGGTGATTCTACATCAGCAGCTAATGCGGTTATATTATCTTCCCCAACCAACAAAAGCCCTGAACCCAGTTCTTTCGTAAATCCAGATTTACCAACAGCAATACCGGAAGATAAAAGCCCTGAACCCAGTTCTTTCGTAAATCCAGATTTACCAACAGCGATACCGGAAGATAAAAATCCTGAATCTAGTTCTTTTGTAAATCCAGATTTACCAACAGCGATACCGGAAGATAAAAGCCCTGAACCTAGTTCTTTCGTAAATCCAGATTTACCAACAGTGATACCGGAAGACAAAAATCCTGAACCTAGTTCTTTCGTAAATCTAGATTTACCAACAGCAATACCAGAAGACAAAAATCCTGAACCTAGTTCTTTCGTAAATCCAGATACATCACAGGAAGACAAAAACCTTGAACCGACTGCTGTTTTGACTTCTAAAGTATTAACAGCACCATCCCTGGGAGATACCCCATCTGAACCACGTTCTGTTTTAACTCCTAATTTACCAACAGGACGACCACCAACACCAAAATTAAGACGGGAAACAACATCCAAACAACAAACAACTCCCAGAGAACAAACTACTCCCAGACAACAAATAAATCCCAGAGAACAAACTACTCCCAGAGAACAAACTACTCCCAGACAACAAAGATCCCGCACATCTCCTAACTGGTCAGAATTACAGATAGGTTTTCTTTTGATCTCTTTGTCTACAGTGGTTTCGTCTCTTTACAACGTAGCCATTAAAGCGATTTTCTTTACAGCTTCTAATTCCTTGGGAGGATTACCAACACAGCAGCTAATCTTACCTACATTGGGTAATATTTTCTTGATTTTGATGCTACGTTTATTAGTGGTTGTGCCATTAATGTTACTTTTATCGCCCATATTACATCCTCCTATTTGGCAAGAGCTAGAAAATTTATTTACTTCATTACGAGCAAATGCAACCCCTATTCAGCAGAAAAGTAAACAGGCTTTATTTTTATCAATCATTAGCGGTTGCTTGTTATTCTTATCACAGGTACTTATTTATATTGCTATTGGTGAAGTCACAACAGGAATGGCGATCGCCCTCTTCTTTATCTATCCAGTTATGAGTGTGTTTCTGTCGTGGTTTCTATTTCAAGAACGTCCTAATGTACTGATTACTGGGGCAATGGCGGCAATTTTTTGTGGTGAACTGTTGATTTTAGCTAATCAGTCTATAGGGGTGAATAATACCTCATTAGGAAGCATTACAGCTATTTTCTCTGGGGTAGCATTTGCAATGTACGTCGTTTTTACCAGGATATGCGCCACTAAACTCAAATTACATCCGGTATCTTTGACTTTAATTAACTTCACTACCATGTTGTTATTAAGTTTTATTTGCTTAATTATCCCTTTACCCAGTAATTTAGCTTTAGCAATTAACTCATCTAATGGACTCGAACTGGTATTAAGTGCTTTTATATTAGGTGTTCTGACTTTATGCGGTTACTTATTCAATAATTTTGGTATTCGTAAACTAGGCTCTCCCTACTCATCTTTGATTGGAGCTACAGTCCCCATTTTAACCGTGATTTTCGCTGGTGTAATGCTCCAAGAATCTCTAGATATTGTCCAAGTTATAGGAGTTATCTTAGTGACGATTGGTACAGCAAGTATTACCTGGAAAAAAACACCCAATCAGCCACAACCATCTAAATAG
- the hetR gene encoding heterocyst differentiation master regulator HetR: MTNDIDLIKRLGPSAMDQIMLYLAFSAMRTSGHRHGAFLDAAATAAKCAIYMTYLEQGQNLRMTGHLHHLEPKRVKIIVEEVRLALTEGKLLKMLGSQEPRYLIQLPYVWMEKYPWIPGRSRVPGTNLTSEEKKQIEQKLPEHLPDAKLVTSFEFMELIEFLHKRSQEELPPEHQMPLSEALAEHIKRRLLYSGTVTRIDCPWGMPFYALTRPFYAPADDQERTYTMVEDTARYFRMMKYWAERKPNTMRAVEELDIPTDQIDRAMEELDEIIRAWGDKYHHEGGVPMILQMVVGNKDE, encoded by the coding sequence ATGACCAACGACATCGATCTGATCAAGCGTCTTGGCCCTAGTGCGATGGATCAGATCATGCTTTATCTAGCCTTCAGTGCCATGCGTACCAGTGGTCACAGGCATGGAGCATTTTTAGATGCAGCCGCAACAGCAGCCAAGTGTGCAATTTATATGACCTATCTAGAGCAGGGGCAAAACCTGCGAATGACTGGACATTTACATCACCTTGAGCCAAAACGAGTTAAAATCATTGTTGAAGAAGTCAGACTTGCTTTAACTGAGGGCAAACTTCTAAAAATGCTGGGTTCTCAAGAACCTCGCTATCTGATCCAACTTCCCTATGTCTGGATGGAAAAATATCCTTGGATACCAGGAAGATCCCGTGTTCCCGGTACAAATCTAACCAGTGAAGAGAAAAAACAAATTGAGCAAAAGCTCCCTGAACATCTTCCTGATGCCAAGCTAGTCACCTCATTTGAATTTATGGAGTTAATTGAGTTTCTCCATAAGCGATCGCAGGAAGAACTACCCCCTGAGCATCAGATGCCCTTGAGTGAAGCATTAGCGGAACATATCAAGCGCCGTCTACTGTATTCAGGAACGGTAACACGCATTGATTGTCCGTGGGGAATGCCATTTTATGCTCTTACTCGTCCGTTCTATGCTCCTGCTGATGATCAAGAACGCACTTACACGATGGTAGAAGATACGGCTCGGTATTTCCGCATGATGAAATATTGGGCAGAACGTAAACCAAACACGATGCGGGCTGTGGAAGAACTGGATATTCCCACGGATCAGATTGATCGAGCAATGGAGGAATTAGACGAAATCATTAGGGCTTGGGGGGATAAATATCACCACGAGGGAGGAGTACCGATGATATTGCAAATGGTTGTTGGTAATAAAGATGAATAG
- the rpsD gene encoding 30S ribosomal protein S4, with product MSRYRGPRLRIVRRLGELPGLTRKSARRAYPPGQHGQNRKKRSEYAIRLEEKQKLRMNYGLTEKQMLRYVRKARRVAGSTGQVLLQLLEMRLDNTVFRMGMAPTIPAARQLVNHGHLTVNGRVVDIASYQCRPGEEVAVRNREASKKLVEANLQYPGLANLPSHLEFDKTKLSGKVNSVIEREWVALQVNELLVVEYYSRQA from the coding sequence ATGTCCCGATATAGAGGACCCCGCCTCAGAATTGTCCGTCGTTTAGGCGAATTACCAGGTTTAACTCGGAAGAGTGCTAGACGTGCTTATCCCCCAGGACAGCATGGCCAAAACCGTAAAAAGCGCTCTGAGTATGCTATCCGTCTAGAGGAAAAGCAAAAACTCCGCATGAACTACGGTTTAACCGAAAAACAAATGCTCCGCTATGTTCGTAAAGCCAGACGAGTTGCTGGTTCTACTGGGCAGGTGTTACTGCAATTGTTAGAAATGCGCCTGGATAATACCGTTTTCCGGATGGGTATGGCTCCCACAATCCCAGCCGCCCGTCAATTGGTGAATCACGGTCATTTAACTGTTAATGGCCGCGTTGTAGATATTGCCAGCTATCAGTGCCGTCCTGGTGAAGAAGTTGCTGTGAGAAACAGAGAAGCTTCTAAGAAGTTAGTGGAAGCTAATTTGCAATATCCCGGTTTAGCTAACCTTCCTAGTCATCTAGAGTTTGATAAAACTAAGTTGTCTGGTAAGGTCAATAGTGTAATTGAACGGGAATGGGTAGCATTACAAGTTAATGAACTACTCGTGGTGGAATACTACTCACGTCAAGCGTAG
- the moaA gene encoding GTP 3',8-cyclase MoaA has protein sequence MNKVDYLRISLIDRCNFRCQYCMPAGAELDYIVKQQLLTDKELLTLIQEVFIPVGFTRFRLTGGEPLLRPHVVDLVEKIAHLPETQDLAMTTNGFLLAPIAQNLYDAGLTRINISLDSLDPHIFEEIIGNNGRGRWQQVWQGIQSAYKVGFSPLKLNVVVIPGVNDHEILDLAALTIDKQWHVRFIEFMPIGNGDLFSDRGWISSADLRQSIRERWGLTESQIRGNGPADVFQIPGAKGTIGFISQMSECFCDRCNRMRLSADGWLRPCLLNETGQIDLKTALRAGMSTNELQAEVRKILNIKSEINFKQRDSGTVGTYTRTMSQIGG, from the coding sequence ATAAACAAAGTGGACTACCTCCGCATCAGTTTAATTGATCGCTGTAACTTTCGTTGTCAATACTGTATGCCAGCAGGTGCAGAACTTGACTATATCGTCAAACAGCAATTATTAACTGATAAAGAACTGCTTACCCTCATTCAAGAAGTCTTTATCCCTGTTGGTTTTACCCGCTTTCGCTTAACAGGTGGTGAACCCTTACTTCGTCCTCATGTAGTTGATTTAGTCGAAAAAATTGCTCATCTTCCCGAAACTCAAGATTTAGCAATGACTACAAATGGATTTTTACTTGCTCCCATTGCCCAAAATCTCTATGATGCAGGTTTAACAAGAATTAATATAAGTTTAGATTCTCTAGATCCACATATATTTGAAGAAATAATCGGTAATAATGGACGTGGACGCTGGCAGCAAGTATGGCAAGGAATCCAGTCTGCTTATAAAGTAGGATTCAGCCCATTAAAATTAAATGTAGTCGTAATTCCTGGCGTTAATGACCATGAAATCTTAGATTTGGCTGCTTTAACCATTGATAAACAATGGCACGTCAGATTTATTGAATTTATGCCCATTGGCAACGGAGACTTATTTAGCGATCGCGGTTGGATATCTTCAGCGGATTTACGTCAATCCATTCGTGAGCGTTGGGGCTTAACAGAATCCCAAATTCGCGGTAATGGACCGGCTGATGTCTTTCAAATTCCTGGTGCTAAAGGAACAATAGGATTTATTAGTCAAATGTCAGAATGTTTTTGCGATCGCTGTAATCGGATGCGTTTAAGTGCCGATGGTTGGCTACGTCCCTGCTTATTAAACGAAACAGGTCAAATTGACTTAAAAACAGCTTTACGGGCTGGCATGAGTACAAATGAATTGCAAGCAGAAGTCAGAAAAATTTTAAATATTAAATCAGAAATAAACTTTAAGCAACGCGACTCTGGTACTGTCGGCACATACACCCGTACTATGTCGCAGATTGGTGGTTAG
- a CDS encoding Uma2 family endonuclease: MRWEEVCENKQLQDLPFKIELNKWGQIIMSPVKIKHSFYQGRIQRLLESLLKTGEVMPECAINTSDGVKVADVVWCSDQRFDQIQDEISASIAPEICIEVKSTGNTFEEMEFKKKLYLESQAIEVWLCNEQGQIKFYNEQGELSQSLLVPDFPNQIKR, translated from the coding sequence ATGAGATGGGAAGAAGTTTGTGAAAATAAACAATTACAAGATTTACCCTTCAAGATTGAATTGAATAAATGGGGGCAAATCATCATGAGTCCTGTAAAGATTAAACACTCATTTTATCAAGGAAGAATCCAACGTCTATTAGAATCTTTATTGAAAACTGGTGAAGTCATGCCAGAATGTGCAATTAATACATCAGATGGAGTTAAAGTTGCTGATGTAGTTTGGTGTTCAGACCAAAGATTTGATCAAATTCAAGATGAAATATCAGCTTCTATAGCCCCAGAAATTTGTATAGAAGTTAAATCCACTGGTAATACCTTTGAGGAAATGGAATTTAAGAAAAAATTATATTTAGAATCTCAAGCAATTGAAGTATGGTTATGTAATGAACAAGGTCAAATAAAATTCTATAATGAACAAGGTGAACTATCACAATCTTTGTTAGTTCCTGACTTTCCTAACCAAATTAAACGATAA
- a CDS encoding type II toxin-antitoxin system VapC family toxin, producing MKLLFDTHTFMWWHSEPDRIPRETLILLQNPNNELLLSIVSLWEMQIKIQLGKLTLRDDLELMLKTQQEQNNINLISITFLHILELKNLPLHHKDPFDRLLIAQCKVENATLISRDSVFQNYDCPVIW from the coding sequence ATAAAATTACTATTCGATACCCACACTTTTATGTGGTGGCATAGCGAACCAGACCGTATACCTAGAGAGACGCTAATATTACTTCAAAATCCTAATAATGAGTTACTTCTAAGCATCGTTAGCCTATGGGAAATGCAAATCAAAATTCAGTTAGGAAAACTAACTCTTAGAGATGATTTAGAACTTATGCTAAAGACTCAGCAGGAACAAAATAATATTAACTTAATATCTATAACTTTTCTCCATATTCTAGAACTAAAAAACTTACCTCTACACCACAAAGATCCATTTGATAGACTTCTAATAGCTCAATGTAAAGTTGAAAATGCAACATTAATTAGTCGAGACTCAGTTTTCCAGAACTATGACTGTCCTGTAATTTGGTAA
- a CDS encoding DUF5615 family PIN-like protein — protein MSNKIKFHLDENVGNAIATGLRIRGIDTTTSPEQGLISASDEQQLAFCLSQKRVIFTFDDDFLSLASTGIEHCGVIYARQKRQSIGKIISDLVLVWECLEPEYMYNNIEFL, from the coding sequence GTGTCAAACAAGATTAAATTTCACCTTGATGAAAATGTTGGTAATGCCATAGCAACTGGATTGAGAATACGAGGAATTGATACAACAACTTCGCCAGAACAAGGGCTAATTAGTGCATCTGATGAACAACAATTAGCTTTTTGTTTATCTCAAAAACGAGTGATTTTTACCTTTGATGATGATTTTCTGAGTTTAGCTTCTACAGGAATTGAACATTGCGGTGTTATTTATGCTCGCCAAAAGCGTCAGTCAATTGGAAAAATTATTAGTGATTTAGTTTTAGTTTGGGAATGTTTAGAACCTGAATATATGTATAATAATATTGAATTTTTGTAG
- a CDS encoding DUF433 domain-containing protein, translating into MSTISVSKEHIVITPGVCGGKPRIAGHRIKVQDIVIWHERMGMSPDEIIYQHPSITLADVYAALAYYHDHREEIRQQIEEGENFAKQLQGNKPSLIEKILKGESVKQD; encoded by the coding sequence ATGAGTACAATTTCTGTTAGTAAAGAACACATAGTGATCACTCCCGGAGTATGTGGAGGAAAACCACGCATTGCTGGACATCGCATCAAAGTTCAAGATATTGTAATTTGGCATGAAAGGATGGGAATGTCGCCTGATGAAATTATTTATCAACATCCTAGCATTACGTTAGCTGATGTTTATGCGGCTTTAGCCTATTATCATGATCATCGAGAAGAAATTAGACAGCAAATTGAAGAAGGCGAAAATTTTGCTAAACAATTACAAGGAAATAAACCATCTTTAATTGAAAAAATCTTAAAGGGTGAAAGTGTCAAACAAGATTAA